CGACCGACCCGATCGACGCCCAGGACTTCGACGACGCGATCTCGATCGAGGAACGCGAGGACGAGTACGTCCTCTGGGTTCACATCGCCGACGTCACGCACTACGTCAACCCCGACACCGCGATGTGGGATTCGGCCGTCGAGCGCAGTAACACGGTCTACCTGCCGGGGTACACGATCCACATGCTGCCGCCGGTGCTCGCCGAGACGGTCTGTTCGCTGGTCCCCAACGAGGATCGACTCGCCCACACCGTCGAGATGCACCTCGACAAGGAGAACCTGGGCTACGAGAGCATCGACATCTACAAGTCGGTCATCCGGTCCGACGAACGCCTCACCTACTCGCAGGCCGAAAGTCGACTGGACGACCCCGATGCGCCGCTGCACGAGGAGAACAAACTCGTTCACAAACTCGCCGACCGGATGCACGAACAGCGCAAGGAGGACGGCTCGCTCGTTCTCAACCCTGCCCGCGATCGCGCCCACACCATCATCGAGGAGTGCATGCTGAAGGCGAACAAAGCCGTCACGCACACGCTGATGTGGGACCGGGGCGTCGAGGCGATGTACCGCGTCCACCCACAGCCCAGCCCCGACGAGTGGTCCGAAGCCCTCCAGGAGATTCAGGACTTAGACGGCGTCTCGATCCCCGGCGACTCCTGGGACGACCCGCGGAAGGCGGTCAACGCGACGCTCGAGGAGGCTCCTGGCCGACAGCTCGACAAGATCCAGTGGGCCGTGATGAAGGTGATGCCCCGCGCGAAGTACATGAACGACCCGTTCGGCGGCCACCACGCGCTGAACTTCGAGATCTACGGCCACTTCACGAGCCCCATTCGCCGGCTCTCGGACCTGATCAACCACTGGATCGTCTACCAGAACGACGTCCCCGAGAACCTCCTGGAACTCTGTGATCGCGCGAGCGACAAGCAGAAAGACGCCGAGCAGTGCGAACGCGAGTACAAAGGATTCCTTCAGGAGGTCGGCCTCGATCCGATGGCGGTCAACAACCGTGGGATCGAAGTCGTGGATGAAGAGGAAGCGGAGAAGACGCTGTAGCGAGTGCACGCCATCGGTTCCATCGTCGCCGCTAGGACCGAACTCTCGCGACTCGCTGACCGGTCGAACGTCGCACCGCGCACCTCTCGGGAGGCCGCTCGAGTCCGGTCTCGTGCTGGCTGATTGTATCACAAGCGAGAGAGAAACTCAGCGTTCGCGGAGGATGGTCGGTAACGACCAGATGGCCCATCCATCGTCGTCCTCGAAGAGGACGTAGATCGAAT
This region of Natronobacterium texcoconense genomic DNA includes:
- a CDS encoding RNB domain-containing ribonuclease, which encodes MSDDADTQAEAGTAEGQGPVEISEDLARHLENKREELFEKFEIPDGFPPEVLEEAEERTEGVQAEIQDEVEEREDLRDLTTWTTDPIDAQDFDDAISIEEREDEYVLWVHIADVTHYVNPDTAMWDSAVERSNTVYLPGYTIHMLPPVLAETVCSLVPNEDRLAHTVEMHLDKENLGYESIDIYKSVIRSDERLTYSQAESRLDDPDAPLHEENKLVHKLADRMHEQRKEDGSLVLNPARDRAHTIIEECMLKANKAVTHTLMWDRGVEAMYRVHPQPSPDEWSEALQEIQDLDGVSIPGDSWDDPRKAVNATLEEAPGRQLDKIQWAVMKVMPRAKYMNDPFGGHHALNFEIYGHFTSPIRRLSDLINHWIVYQNDVPENLLELCDRASDKQKDAEQCEREYKGFLQEVGLDPMAVNNRGIEVVDEEEAEKTL